A window of Sulfurimonas gotlandica GD1 contains these coding sequences:
- a CDS encoding sensor domain-containing diguanylate cyclase yields the protein MPRLTLFLFLFFTTLLTASFILTNQTQKNKNFTLEYLYDDSSSLTIDEIQKTDFTQTIPSQFTKGYHSGTSWFKITLENKSKNEDFILYFTEPFWSSLDLYTKENEEWSVQKNGLDILLKDRSIEDNNPAYHLHIHMGEKRTFYVKGKTVSGHIGEFQIFDKQEFFRPSRITITEAYTIYAFILLGLVLLNIYNFIMTKERIYMYYIAYVFSFILFTSMKSGSYLTLGLHGWDEGLHVVGAFVILFLLLFSGKFLKLNTYMPYMDRVFKIYASVFLVFALLISLSVPYSSLLFNIFSALFFILLLFTTITVWSRGFRCARYYFLALTIFAPTMLLMTLTFNTILDNTDITRYSFLAGAFIEIIFFTLLLTNRYLDTYSANKCLTMQTKELQEIKAQLTIEAKTDLLSGLHNRRYFSEMSQKSFLQAKRYEENLSIILLDLDKFKKINDTYGHQTGDIVIKVTADILKYLNREDDIVARYGGEEFIILLPHTNLYEALVIAENIRKKIESTEIHSESDDIFHVTASIGVAQLDTINDENISKTIQRCDNAMYKAKQRGRNKVFSLS from the coding sequence ATGCCCAGACTTACACTCTTTTTATTTCTTTTTTTCACAACACTTTTAACTGCTTCATTCATACTAACGAATCAAACTCAAAAAAACAAAAATTTCACACTAGAGTATCTTTACGATGATAGCTCTTCACTTACTATAGATGAGATTCAAAAAACAGACTTCACACAAACTATACCAAGTCAATTTACAAAAGGCTACCACTCAGGCACTTCATGGTTTAAAATAACTCTAGAAAACAAAAGTAAAAACGAAGACTTCATACTCTACTTCACTGAACCTTTTTGGTCAAGCCTAGACCTATATACAAAAGAAAATGAAGAATGGAGTGTCCAAAAAAATGGACTAGATATTTTACTAAAAGATCGTTCCATTGAAGATAATAACCCTGCGTATCACTTGCATATTCACATGGGAGAAAAGCGTACATTTTATGTAAAAGGCAAAACTGTATCTGGGCATATTGGAGAGTTTCAAATCTTTGATAAACAAGAATTCTTCAGACCAAGTCGTATAACTATTACGGAAGCCTACACTATCTACGCATTCATTTTACTGGGTCTTGTTTTGCTAAATATCTACAATTTTATTATGACAAAAGAGAGAATATATATGTACTATATAGCCTATGTATTCTCTTTTATTTTATTTACAAGTATGAAGAGTGGATCGTACTTAACTCTTGGACTTCACGGTTGGGATGAAGGACTACATGTCGTTGGTGCTTTTGTAATTCTTTTTTTACTTCTCTTCTCTGGTAAATTTTTAAAACTTAATACATACATGCCGTATATGGACAGAGTTTTCAAAATATATGCTTCAGTATTCTTAGTTTTTGCACTTTTAATATCACTAAGTGTTCCTTATTCCAGCCTACTCTTTAACATATTCTCAGCACTCTTTTTTATCCTTCTCTTGTTCACAACGATTACAGTCTGGTCAAGAGGTTTTAGATGTGCAAGATACTATTTTCTGGCACTTACAATCTTTGCTCCAACGATGCTGCTCATGACACTTACATTTAATACTATTTTAGACAACACTGATATTACCCGTTACTCATTCTTAGCAGGTGCATTTATAGAGATAATATTTTTTACACTACTTCTTACAAATAGATATCTTGATACTTACAGTGCAAATAAATGTTTAACAATGCAAACAAAAGAGCTCCAAGAGATAAAAGCTCAGCTAACTATAGAAGCAAAAACAGACCTTTTAAGTGGTTTACATAATCGCAGATACTTTTCTGAGATGTCACAAAAGAGCTTTTTGCAAGCTAAAAGGTATGAAGAAAATCTCTCTATAATACTACTTGATCTTGATAAGTTTAAAAAAATAAACGACACATATGGACATCAAACTGGTGACATTGTTATTAAAGTAACTGCGGATATATTAAAATATCTAAATAGAGAAGATGACATAGTCGCTCGTTATGGTGGAGAAGAGTTTATCATTCTACTACCTCATACAAACCTATATGAAGCTTTAGTTATAGCTGAAAACATCAGAAAAAAAATTGAATCTACTGAGATCCACTCTGAGTCAGATGATATTTTTCATGTAACTGCGAGCATTGGTGTTGCTCAATTAGACACTATAAACGATGAAAATATAAGCAAAACCATACAACGATGTGATAATGCTATGTATAAAGCTAAGCAGCGTGGAAGAAACAAAGTTTTTAGTTTATCATAG
- the metX gene encoding homoserine O-acetyltransferase MetX: MPLNLQTHTEHFTNPLYLESGRILEPYDIAYETYGELNDDKSNVVVVCHALTGSHHCAGVYEDETKAGWWDGFIGPGKAIDTDKYFVICSNVIGSCFGSTGPMSMQHHHHDHYRYKFPVVTIKDMVKAQRILFDRLNIHRVHAIVGGSMGGMQALQFAIHYPNFSDKIISMASTHATQPWAIAFNKVAQESILKDPEFKQGYYDPEVIKEQGLSGMAVGRMAGHISFLSHESMASKFGREYKRTDGLYELFGKFQVESYLEYNGYNFTKWFDPLAYLYITKAINIFDLSRGFDSLQEALKKITAKLHLISFRDDLLFKNTEMKEIADTLNEIGNVNYNYIDIDSDYGHDAFLVELDKFENYVKDALDE, from the coding sequence TTGCCCTTGAACCTGCAAACACACACAGAACATTTTACTAATCCTCTCTACTTAGAAAGTGGTCGTATTTTAGAGCCTTATGACATTGCTTATGAGACATATGGTGAGCTAAATGATGATAAAAGCAATGTAGTTGTGGTTTGTCATGCGCTGACTGGTTCACACCACTGTGCAGGTGTTTATGAAGATGAGACAAAAGCTGGTTGGTGGGATGGATTTATAGGTCCAGGTAAAGCTATCGATACTGACAAATATTTTGTAATCTGCTCAAACGTAATTGGTAGTTGTTTTGGTTCAACTGGTCCGATGAGTATGCAACACCATCACCATGACCACTATCGTTACAAATTTCCTGTTGTAACTATCAAAGATATGGTAAAAGCTCAACGTATTCTTTTTGACAGATTAAATATTCATAGAGTTCACGCTATTGTCGGTGGTTCTATGGGTGGAATGCAAGCCCTTCAGTTTGCTATTCACTATCCAAACTTCTCTGACAAGATTATCTCTATGGCGTCAACTCATGCAACACAGCCTTGGGCTATTGCATTTAACAAAGTTGCTCAAGAATCAATCCTTAAAGACCCTGAATTTAAACAGGGATACTACGATCCTGAGGTTATTAAAGAGCAAGGATTGTCTGGTATGGCTGTTGGTCGAATGGCTGGACACATCAGCTTTTTATCTCATGAATCAATGGCGAGTAAATTTGGCAGAGAGTACAAAAGAACAGATGGTCTATATGAGCTTTTTGGTAAGTTTCAAGTAGAGTCATATTTGGAATACAATGGCTATAACTTTACAAAATGGTTTGACCCTTTAGCTTATCTCTACATCACAAAAGCTATAAATATTTTTGATCTCTCCCGTGGTTTTGACTCTCTGCAAGAAGCTTTAAAAAAAATTACAGCAAAATTGCATCTAATAAGCTTTAGAGATGATTTACTTTTTAAAAATACAGAGATGAAAGAGATAGCCGATACACTTAATGAAATCGGTAATGTCAACTATAACTATATAGATATTGACAGCGATTATGGGCATGACGCCTTCTTGGTTGAACTTGATAAATTTGAAAACTATGTAAAGGACGCACTAGATGAGTAA
- the xseB gene encoding exodeoxyribonuclease VII small subunit has product MSKTDNFEAKLEGAKKILETLMNPEITLQNSVKAYEKGMGELAEAQKILEDAVIKIKEIKSS; this is encoded by the coding sequence ATGAGTAAGACAGACAATTTTGAAGCAAAACTAGAAGGTGCTAAAAAGATTTTAGAGACTCTAATGAACCCTGAAATCACACTGCAAAACAGCGTAAAAGCGTATGAAAAAGGTATGGGCGAATTGGCTGAGGCTCAAAAAATACTCGAAGATGCCGTAATAAAAATAAAAGAAATAAAGAGTAGCTAA
- a CDS encoding carbon-nitrogen hydrolase family protein, producing MRAAVLQLSAQGMSSTKLYNYIRIAHNKGVKILLLGEYILNPFFKELETLSASMIKEQAEHQSKVLRELSSTYNMTIIAPLVIVKKQKVYKTVAKFAPSSTAYYQQQLLINYPHWNEEKFFANEIKELESPLVFKVDGFKFAIISGFELHFDELFAGLSGKSIDCVLLPSVSTFDSFERWKNLILSRAFVNNCYILRANRIGDFADKNFNWKFYGDSLLASPNGELLEHLGNKEELMIVDMSHTDVIAARRSWGFKDMINKRISN from the coding sequence ATGAGAGCAGCCGTACTACAACTTAGCGCGCAAGGAATGAGTAGTACAAAACTCTACAACTACATTAGAATCGCGCATAATAAAGGTGTGAAAATTCTACTTCTTGGAGAATATATCCTAAACCCTTTTTTCAAAGAACTCGAAACTCTCTCTGCATCGATGATAAAAGAACAAGCTGAGCATCAAAGTAAGGTTTTAAGAGAACTCTCTTCTACTTATAACATGACAATTATAGCTCCTCTTGTCATTGTAAAAAAGCAAAAAGTGTATAAAACAGTTGCAAAGTTTGCACCATCATCTACAGCCTACTATCAACAACAACTTCTCATAAACTACCCTCACTGGAATGAAGAGAAATTTTTTGCAAATGAGATAAAAGAATTAGAATCACCATTGGTTTTTAAAGTAGATGGGTTTAAATTTGCCATCATAAGTGGATTTGAACTTCATTTTGATGAACTTTTTGCTGGGCTATCAGGCAAGAGTATTGACTGTGTTTTACTTCCAAGTGTATCTACTTTTGACTCTTTTGAGAGATGGAAAAACCTAATTCTTTCTCGTGCTTTTGTAAATAATTGCTACATTTTAAGAGCAAACCGTATAGGTGATTTCGCAGATAAAAATTTCAACTGGAAATTTTATGGTGACTCACTTTTAGCCTCTCCAAACGGTGAATTACTAGAGCATCTAGGAAATAAAGAAGAACTTATGATAGTTGATATGAGTCATACAGATGTGATTGCCGCTAGACGTTCTTGGGGATTTAAAGATATGATTAATAAACGGATATCAAACTAA
- a CDS encoding flagellin — protein sequence MGFKINSNIGSMNANLHSNLNNMGVNKSLSSLASGSAINYAAYDSSGLGIANQLSAQVSGLGRAIMNSNESIGMVQVADGALQEYGNNLDRVRVLTLQASNGTLNSDDRAIIQKEIDALMESADDIAKTTKFNGINLLDGTGGSSGNGTFVTHTGADANETQSLSIGDAQTASLLGGVIDVTTQAGASASLSTIDDAMKSIDGMRADLGAAQNQLMSNIRNISVTQVNVASAESQIRDIDFAAESANFSKMNIMSQIGSFTQAQANASTASVTNLFK from the coding sequence ATGGGTTTTAAAATAAACAGCAACATAGGTTCTATGAATGCAAATCTACATTCAAATCTAAACAATATGGGTGTAAATAAAAGCCTTAGCTCTTTAGCATCTGGTTCAGCTATAAACTACGCTGCTTATGATTCTTCAGGTCTTGGTATTGCCAATCAACTCTCAGCACAAGTCTCAGGTCTCGGTCGTGCCATTATGAACTCTAATGAGAGTATAGGTATGGTTCAAGTGGCAGATGGTGCTCTTCAAGAGTATGGAAACAATTTAGATAGAGTTCGTGTGCTAACACTTCAAGCGTCAAACGGAACTCTAAACTCAGATGACAGAGCTATAATCCAAAAAGAGATAGATGCTCTTATGGAGTCAGCTGATGATATCGCAAAAACTACTAAGTTTAATGGTATAAACCTGCTAGACGGTACAGGTGGAAGTTCAGGAAACGGTACTTTTGTAACTCATACAGGGGCAGATGCAAATGAGACTCAAAGTCTATCTATTGGTGACGCACAGACTGCTTCACTACTTGGTGGAGTAATAGACGTAACAACACAAGCGGGAGCATCTGCATCTCTTAGCACTATTGATGATGCTATGAAGAGTATTGATGGTATGAGAGCTGACTTGGGTGCTGCTCAAAACCAACTTATGTCTAACATTAGAAATATTTCTGTGACACAAGTAAATGTAGCTTCAGCAGAATCTCAAATCAGAGATATTGACTTTGCAGCAGAGAGTGCAAACTTCTCCAAAATGAACATAATGTCTCAAATTGGTTCATTTACTCAAGCTCAAGCAAATGCTTCTACAGCAAGCGTAACAAATCTCTTTAAGTAG
- a CDS encoding HesA/MoeB/ThiF family protein, whose protein sequence is MMKFFHRQVQLWGEDTQTLLQTKKIAVIGSGGLGSSLAFALGASGIGEIHMVDFDEVSLHNIHRQIAFKVGDEGKNKAVLNAKLIEERCPYVKAIAHECNFEEFSKKNIDVDLIIDATDNLPSRAEINEYAKSKNMPWLYGSVEAFHGQVCFIDESSFTDAFKIIKKTPAGIAAPIVMHIASLQANLALRYLAGLSVKKDTLYYLFFNDEGELITQKFGLPKL, encoded by the coding sequence ATGATGAAATTTTTTCACCGTCAGGTGCAACTATGGGGAGAAGATACTCAAACTCTTCTGCAAACTAAGAAGATTGCTGTTATCGGCTCAGGCGGACTTGGAAGCTCTTTAGCTTTTGCTTTAGGTGCTAGTGGCATCGGTGAGATTCATATGGTTGACTTTGATGAAGTTTCACTTCACAACATTCATCGCCAGATTGCTTTTAAAGTCGGTGATGAAGGTAAAAACAAAGCTGTGTTAAATGCCAAGCTTATAGAAGAAAGATGTCCTTATGTTAAGGCAATTGCTCATGAGTGTAACTTTGAAGAGTTTTCTAAAAAGAACATTGATGTTGATTTAATCATAGATGCTACTGATAATCTTCCTAGTAGAGCGGAGATTAATGAGTATGCAAAGAGTAAAAATATGCCTTGGCTTTATGGAAGTGTTGAAGCTTTTCATGGTCAGGTGTGTTTTATAGATGAGTCATCTTTTACAGATGCATTTAAAATTATTAAAAAAACACCGGCAGGTATTGCAGCTCCTATAGTAATGCATATAGCATCACTACAAGCAAACTTAGCTCTTAGATACCTAGCCGGTCTTAGTGTAAAAAAAGATACTTTATACTATCTATTTTTTAACGATGAGGGTGAGTTAATAACTCAAAAATTCGGACTTCCTAAGCTATAG
- a CDS encoding c-type cytochrome translates to MKIVISMVLALFILGCSEEANKEVQKAEPKQVSKEVAAITKTPLQELVEKQKEVVVKETSVAVVASEVSGKAIFQACAACHGQNAEKAALGKSKVIKGWAALQVTEALNGYKDGTYGGTMKAVMKGQATKLDAEKIKAVSDYISKL, encoded by the coding sequence ATGAAAATAGTTATTTCAATGGTATTAGCATTATTTATACTTGGGTGTAGTGAAGAAGCCAATAAAGAGGTCCAAAAAGCTGAGCCAAAACAAGTTTCAAAAGAGGTGGCAGCTATTACAAAAACTCCATTGCAAGAGCTTGTTGAAAAACAGAAGGAAGTTGTTGTAAAAGAAACATCAGTAGCCGTAGTTGCATCTGAAGTAAGTGGTAAAGCTATTTTTCAAGCATGTGCTGCCTGTCATGGTCAAAATGCTGAAAAAGCGGCACTTGGAAAATCTAAAGTAATCAAAGGTTGGGCTGCTCTTCAAGTGACAGAAGCACTAAATGGATACAAAGATGGGACTTATGGTGGGACTATGAAAGCAGTTATGAAAGGTCAAGCTACTAAACTAGATGCCGAAAAGATTAAAGCGGTGTCGGACTATATCTCTAAGCTATAG
- a CDS encoding succinyldiaminopimelate transaminase translates to MNFEPYPFEKLNDLLKDITPNKNYAPSALTIGEPQFETPAFIQNTLADNAHLLKKYPMTAGETNLREAQRGFVKKRFGVELKDEEIIPTFGTREVLFNFPQFLLFDIENPTMAFTNPFYQIYEGAAIASKAKMLLINMDESNNFKPEIDENELSKCDLVIINFPNNPTSSVLTLKELAEWVKLSMKHNFVLLNDECYSEIYTDEKIPSLLEASMYAGNHNFKNILVVNSISKRSSAPGLRSGFIAGDKMILKEYMKYRTYVGCAAPLPLQSAASVAWREEIHVEAARKIYKKNFALAKEILGTEIPAATFYLWLKVENPLEFTKKLYEEYNVKVLPGEYLAREDAKGENPGKDFIRIALVEDEEKTRSALIRIKECLA, encoded by the coding sequence ATGAATTTTGAACCATATCCATTTGAAAAACTTAATGATTTACTTAAAGATATCACGCCTAATAAGAACTATGCACCCTCAGCTTTAACTATTGGTGAGCCTCAGTTTGAAACTCCGGCATTTATACAAAACACGCTTGCAGATAACGCGCATCTGCTAAAAAAATATCCAATGACTGCAGGTGAAACAAATCTAAGAGAAGCTCAAAGAGGTTTTGTTAAAAAAAGATTTGGTGTTGAGTTAAAAGATGAAGAGATTATTCCAACATTTGGAACTCGTGAAGTACTTTTTAACTTTCCACAGTTTTTACTTTTTGATATAGAAAATCCAACTATGGCTTTTACAAACCCTTTTTACCAGATTTATGAAGGTGCTGCAATAGCTTCAAAAGCTAAGATGCTACTTATCAACATGGATGAGAGCAATAACTTCAAACCAGAAATTGATGAGAATGAACTCAGTAAATGTGATCTTGTAATCATTAACTTTCCAAACAACCCGACATCTTCAGTATTGACACTAAAAGAACTGGCTGAGTGGGTGAAACTAAGTATGAAACACAATTTTGTACTTCTAAATGATGAGTGCTATAGTGAGATCTATACAGATGAAAAAATTCCATCACTTTTAGAAGCTTCTATGTATGCTGGAAATCATAATTTTAAAAATATATTAGTAGTAAACTCTATTTCAAAACGCTCATCAGCTCCAGGACTTCGTTCAGGATTTATCGCAGGCGATAAGATGATTTTAAAAGAGTATATGAAGTATAGAACTTATGTAGGTTGTGCGGCTCCTCTTCCACTTCAAAGTGCAGCAAGCGTTGCATGGAGAGAAGAGATACACGTAGAAGCAGCCAGAAAAATATACAAAAAAAACTTTGCTCTTGCAAAAGAGATACTTGGCACTGAGATACCGGCAGCTACTTTTTACCTCTGGTTAAAAGTTGAAAATCCATTAGAATTTACAAAAAAATTATATGAAGAGTACAATGTAAAAGTTCTTCCAGGAGAATACTTAGCAAGAGAAGATGCTAAAGGCGAAAACCCTGGAAAAGATTTCATAAGAATAGCCTTAGTTGAAGACGAAGAAAAAACAAGAAGTGCACTAATAAGAATCAAGGAGTGTTTAGCATGA
- the murC gene encoding UDP-N-acetylmuramate--L-alanine ligase: protein MKIHFIGIGGIGISGLAQYMHYKGHTVSGSDIADTIITEKLRNLGIKVTVPHSADAIDSQDLVIHSAIIRPDNPEIIAAKAKGIEVLARREALLQILDTSKVYSVAGAHGKSTTTAILTAIMSGSAIIGAESKAFGSNVRYDDTNDIMLFEADESDGSFINSNPHCAIVINAEPEHMEYYDYNYELFYDSYKTFINSAPCRVLNAEDPFLSTLKNDVDAHWLYPTTDITNIEFVLINDEPHTRFNLKDMGSFDVWGFGKHIALDAALAILAANESMDIEEIRAKLLTFKGIKKRFDIVGADEGSVIIDDYGHHPTEIKATFESVKEYAELKGFDKITAIWQPHKYSRTIDNLEEFIKCFEGAGELIILPVWSAGEAPRDIDFKEKFKHYNLTMADNITRANNNITVIKNKEALKTLDKGLIIGFGAGDITYQIRGTA, encoded by the coding sequence ATGAAAATTCATTTTATCGGAATTGGTGGAATAGGTATCTCAGGACTGGCTCAGTATATGCATTATAAAGGTCACACAGTTAGTGGCTCAGATATAGCTGACACAATCATCACTGAAAAACTTCGTAACCTAGGCATAAAAGTTACTGTTCCACATAGCGCAGATGCTATAGATTCCCAAGATTTGGTAATTCACTCAGCAATCATTCGCCCTGATAATCCGGAAATCATAGCTGCAAAAGCAAAAGGCATAGAAGTACTTGCTCGTCGTGAAGCTCTACTTCAAATCCTTGACACTTCAAAAGTTTACTCAGTTGCTGGCGCTCATGGTAAAAGTACAACTACTGCAATTTTAACAGCCATCATGAGTGGTTCTGCTATTATCGGTGCAGAATCAAAAGCATTTGGCTCAAATGTCAGATATGATGATACAAATGATATTATGCTTTTTGAAGCTGATGAGAGTGATGGAAGTTTTATTAACTCAAATCCTCACTGTGCAATTGTTATCAATGCTGAACCTGAGCATATGGAGTATTATGACTACAACTATGAGCTTTTTTATGACTCGTACAAAACTTTTATAAACTCTGCCCCGTGTCGTGTCTTAAATGCAGAAGATCCATTCTTAAGTACACTAAAAAATGATGTTGACGCTCATTGGTTATACCCTACTACTGATATTACAAATATTGAGTTCGTTCTTATAAACGATGAACCTCACACAAGATTTAATCTTAAAGACATGGGCTCATTTGATGTATGGGGATTTGGAAAGCATATCGCTTTAGATGCAGCATTGGCGATTTTAGCTGCAAATGAATCTATGGACATAGAAGAGATAAGAGCTAAGCTTCTTACTTTTAAAGGTATCAAAAAACGTTTTGATATAGTTGGAGCAGATGAAGGAAGCGTAATTATTGATGATTATGGTCATCATCCAACAGAGATAAAAGCAACCTTTGAATCTGTTAAAGAATATGCTGAACTTAAAGGCTTTGACAAAATCACAGCTATTTGGCAGCCACATAAATACTCTCGCACAATTGATAATCTTGAAGAATTCATAAAATGTTTTGAAGGTGCCGGGGAACTTATTATACTTCCAGTATGGTCAGCCGGTGAAGCGCCTCGTGATATCGACTTTAAAGAGAAGTTTAAGCACTATAACCTAACAATGGCAGATAATATTACCAGAGCAAATAACAACATCACTGTTATAAAAAATAAAGAAGCACTAAAAACTCTAGACAAAGGTCTTATTATTGGTTTTGGCGCAGGAGATATAACTTATCAAATAAGAGGGACTGCTTAA
- a CDS encoding cold-shock protein — MAELVNGTVKWFNSEKGFGFIEQENGGKDVFVHFRQVNSNGYDRVSLNEGQKVTFEIGEGEKGPQAENVTGL, encoded by the coding sequence ATGGCAGAATTAGTAAATGGTACAGTTAAATGGTTTAATAGCGAAAAAGGTTTCGGATTTATAGAGCAAGAAAATGGTGGAAAAGATGTATTCGTACACTTCCGTCAAGTTAACAGCAATGGTTACGACCGTGTTTCACTAAACGAAGGTCAAAAAGTTACTTTCGAAATTGGTGAAGGCGAAAAAGGCCCTCAAGCAGAAAACGTTACAGGTCTGTAA
- a CDS encoding endonuclease MutS2 has translation MATEKTSKLDLLINQLDLTEHIEQFKSFFSRDSSLYIEGDQEFHFRYIKALDNIEFKAPPKISDFFNIKGHLKKRGVLNFEQIFEIVKIVRYFRYFKNRELDGIIGEWMNKFEVPEKFLEVEKYFANDGKFDENLDETLFGLSARIKEHKNNMNTSMKRMMSSSKLAGYLVDTQVHYLNDEECLLVRGGFNHVLKGAVVGRSTGGFFYVSPDSILKSKEQIRYIQQERETIFYTYAKEFSSTLAEIQPFIAFIDKEFTKFDNYQARVLFAKSKNLQLVKSKNDSKIILSDFIHPAIHKPKPVNVDFSKNILMVTGVNAGGKTMLLKAILASAFMAKYIIPMALNENKSHIGSFKAILSIIDDPQNVKNDISTFAGRMQEFSKIFEFKSALVGIDEIELGTDSDEAAALFKVILDDLIKRGQKVVVTTHHKRLAALMADRDDVELMAALYDEEQRMPTYEFMQGIIGKSYAFETASRYGISNVIVQEAKSVYGDNSERLNLLIERGSQLERELKQKHKKVDDRLEELRLKELDLKEQRELLFKEIQEQKNELKNSYALAIDEAKTAAKAGDTKAIHRAMNKANEKLPKDKKEPVLNNYFFNVGDFIKYRNNKGSIISIKDKKEALIEVGGMRLRVKTKDLKPTKNIDVKPQTTLKVSVEKKAGLNCDLHGMRAEEAEEVLDKFLSDALINGWDEVIVYHGIGTGKLSYAVKNFLLSHPRVKKFEDAPLHLGGFGAKIVTL, from the coding sequence ATGGCAACTGAAAAAACTTCTAAACTAGACTTACTAATAAATCAACTTGATTTAACTGAACATATAGAACAATTTAAAAGCTTTTTCTCACGAGATAGTTCTCTCTACATCGAAGGTGATCAAGAGTTTCATTTTCGTTATATCAAAGCACTCGACAACATAGAGTTTAAAGCTCCTCCAAAAATATCTGACTTTTTTAACATAAAAGGACATCTAAAAAAACGTGGTGTTCTAAACTTTGAACAAATTTTTGAAATAGTTAAGATAGTCAGATATTTTCGTTACTTTAAAAACCGTGAGCTTGATGGAATCATCGGTGAGTGGATGAATAAGTTTGAAGTTCCAGAGAAATTTCTTGAAGTTGAAAAGTATTTTGCAAACGATGGCAAGTTTGATGAAAATCTTGATGAGACTCTTTTTGGATTGAGTGCAAGAATTAAAGAGCATAAAAACAACATGAACACTTCTATGAAGAGAATGATGTCAAGTTCTAAACTTGCTGGTTACTTAGTAGATACTCAGGTTCACTATCTAAATGATGAGGAATGTCTTTTGGTTCGTGGTGGATTTAACCATGTACTAAAGGGTGCTGTAGTTGGAAGAAGTACTGGTGGTTTTTTCTATGTCTCACCCGATAGTATTCTAAAATCAAAAGAGCAGATTAGGTATATACAACAAGAGAGAGAAACAATCTTTTACACTTATGCTAAAGAATTTTCATCAACATTGGCTGAGATTCAGCCTTTTATAGCTTTTATAGATAAAGAGTTTACCAAATTTGACAATTATCAGGCCAGAGTTTTATTTGCCAAAAGTAAAAATCTTCAACTTGTAAAATCAAAAAATGACTCAAAAATTATCTTAAGTGATTTTATCCACCCTGCTATTCACAAACCAAAACCTGTAAATGTTGACTTTAGTAAAAACATACTTATGGTTACTGGTGTAAATGCCGGTGGTAAAACAATGCTTCTAAAAGCGATACTTGCATCTGCATTTATGGCGAAGTACATCATTCCTATGGCTTTAAATGAGAACAAATCACACATAGGAAGCTTTAAAGCTATTCTATCTATCATAGACGATCCTCAAAACGTAAAAAATGACATCTCAACATTTGCAGGACGTATGCAAGAATTCTCTAAAATCTTTGAGTTTAAATCTGCTTTAGTTGGTATAGACGAGATAGAACTTGGAACCGACAGTGACGAGGCGGCAGCTCTATTTAAAGTCATACTTGATGACTTGATTAAAAGAGGACAAAAAGTCGTAGTAACAACTCACCACAAACGTCTAGCTGCACTGATGGCTGATCGTGATGATGTAGAGCTAATGGCTGCCCTATATGATGAAGAACAGAGAATGCCAACTTATGAGTTTATGCAAGGAATAATCGGCAAGAGTTACGCTTTTGAGACAGCTAGCAGATATGGAATCTCGAATGTTATTGTTCAAGAGGCAAAAAGTGTCTACGGAGATAACAGTGAGAGACTAAATCTTCTAATAGAAAGAGGTTCACAACTAGAACGCGAATTAAAACAAAAACATAAAAAAGTTGATGATAGACTTGAAGAGTTGAGACTCAAAGAGCTAGACTTAAAAGAGCAAAGAGAACTGCTTTTTAAAGAGATACAAGAGCAGAAAAATGAGCTAAAAAATAGTTATGCTCTAGCTATAGATGAAGCAAAAACTGCCGCAAAAGCAGGAGATACAAAAGCCATTCACAGAGCGATGAACAAAGCAAATGAAAAGCTTCCAAAAGATAAAAAAGAACCAGTACTCAATAACTATTTCTTTAATGTTGGTGATTTTATAAAATACAGAAACAACAAAGGCAGTATAATCTCTATAAAAGATAAAAAAGAGGCTCTTATAGAAGTTGGTGGAATGAGACTTAGAGTAAAAACAAAAGATCTCAAACCTACTAAAAATATAGATGTAAAGCCACAAACAACTCTCAAAGTAAGCGTAGAGAAAAAAGCAGGTCTAAATTGTGACTTGCACGGTATGAGAGCAGAAGAAGCTGAAGAGGTGCTGGACAAATTTCTCTCAGATGCTCTCATTAACGGCTGGGACGAAGTTATTGTATATCATGGTATCGGAACAGGTAAACTCTCTTATGCAGTTAAAAACTTTCTATTATCTCATCCTAGAGTTAAAAAGTTCGAAGATGCACCACTGCATCTTGGTGGTTTTGGTGCTAAAATAGTTACTCTTTAA